Part of the Nicotiana sylvestris chromosome 5, ASM39365v2, whole genome shotgun sequence genome is shown below.
tccataccctcaatatgaaccttagtaggattcaaggatcatacacacttgcttagaataattttataaggaaagaacaacatggacaaccttagttgctaggagtagatccgttatgaagtagcgtattcatttcactttagatcatgccaaaagaaagaagaaagtgccttaacataccttaaacccgttgagtccttaatcacttccaagcaactcttcaaacaagtcaactcaatctatcatagtataaggagattcaaaatcagtgttgagcaaaggctaagtctataacttaagcttgtagctcgtttacgtaaattttggcagcttCTCCCTTgaaacaagggcctcctccaatacaaTATACAATAAAACAAGGACCatagcaatccatcaatacataattatcaatatcaagacaccatacaacaacaacaagtcacaactgcattacgacgagcggcaagctccgattgaaATCCGTATACctcttatcaatccttatagacttcttaattcaacataaaagtatcattaacatgataatgaagtcattaatcaatgattccagccttataccatatatttataacaacgaaaataatccacaacttcaactatcctcaattagcaactttattcactagttcatgtctagcccatccatttaacttaatgaACATCAATATAACCTTATGCACAAgtaagaacacaatataaatacctcctaCAGCAACTTCAAGttaaaatccaagttatattcagtttacgacaaccctcaatagcaatacaacaccatagaagtgacttaagctaacccaagtattatcttgtagtttattaTCCTAACAACTTAACAAACATACAAtaaagattaagcacaattagtaggctgttatactatCCTTAGACAGCAgtaacaacttggaatttcatcgaaatacagcccacaacaatccccagtgacaacacaacctcaaagaggtgttgttcttcacttgaactaagttttgatgttgaaatatggtgtaatcactttggaatcacttcaaacccttgtggtatatatttaggagggttaggagaagtttggagacgaactttagttgaaaaatgagcaaaaataggcgttcaaatcgtttataaattgaagtaggtcaaccaccgcctaagtgggtcccattgggagctgcttgcgcggtctcgcgaaaacatgAATTTCTCTCTACTCCGATGCCATATTGACGaatggtttaatgagttagaaactagactcgtagatcttcaatttagTAGGtataacaccccatgattccaagtatatttggagaaattcgtagatacatttgacctaaatttcagcaaatttatgaatgtaacttgtgatgacctttaccaactcttgttccacaacttgtttgccttcaaaatgtagaaaataattatcatacgactaaaataacttatagaataacctccttatcatgttaagaaccctagtctcaccccaaagtacatgttataacattccaaacttgtcgacttttgacgaaacttattttcttcaattggtttagcttctaagatttccaaccctcttggtactcgttattcatgatcttaaatatttgtaacctccaaggtaacatgattaacttactttatttgcttccaaatataatctcatttccgagcttacatcaatgacttacgacgtactctcacgtatgaaaacttggggtgtaacatcagtacacagaaatagcaacagggaatcgcccaggatatcgtcccatagtcccaaacataaatgtccAGAGGacctcccgggatatcgtccctgAATCATAATTATATAGGGAAAACTCCCAGAAtgccaatccgtagtcccaaagtaaatattcagtacaggggatctaccgggtgctgtcccgtagtcccaaatatatatgtgcagggggatctaccagaataacgatccgtagtcccaaagtaaacatgtagggggatctcccgggatatcgtcccgtagtcccaaagtaatcgCACAACAAAAAATTTTACCCCCAAGTTCCTTAATTAGAATaggaaaacaacaatagattatagttctaggatcaaaatcaagatagaaaACGTTACCCAATGTTCCTCCTTCTAAAACCCTAGATAAATCGCCCTCAATCAAGCTCCAAATCGTTTTTCAAAGTTATCATTTCAAACCCTCGTTTTTCCCTTTTACTGCCTAGCGATTTCCTCTTCTGCAaccatgggaccgcacctgcagtcccgcttctgcggcaaaTAAATCGCATgtgcgacttttcattaaagcCAAAACTTCCGCACCTACGCTCACaaactcgcagatgcggtccgcttctgcgatccttGGGCTGCATTTGTGACCAACTCCACTCAAGCCTTAGTCCGCACGTGCAATCCTCATACCGCTTCTACagtgccgcatctgcggtcctacaCACGTAGGTACagttatgacaggttcagcaaCTCAAGATTTTtgcctaagtccaattcaacttccgttaagcacccgaaacttatctgaggccctcaggacctcaaccaaacataccaaccagtcctaaaacatcatacgaacttattcatACCCTCGAATctcatcaaacaatgctaaaaccacaaatcaccctccaatccaagccttatGAACTAGAAATCTTAAGAATTCTACACCTGATgataaaaccaaccaaaccaagttcgaatggccccaaattttgcacataagtcacatttaacaatacggagctattccaactttaaaaattggattccgaccccaatatcaaaatttcattatcaatccggaaacttcaaaaattcaactttcggcatttcaagcctaaataagctacggacctccaaaatacaatccgaacacaccctaagcccgaaatcacccaacggagctaacagaaccgacaTAATtctattccgaggtcgtcttcatgtttctctgactacggtccaaatactaaagcttaagctctcattgagggactaagtgtcccaagaTACTCCAAAACACAAAACGAATCTTCCTGACAActcaaaatagtagaaacaaacatggggaaaacagctaataggggatcggggtgttaattcttaaaacgagcagtcgggtcgttacacctaaACCAGCCAAACGTCTGCTAAAATTCCAGGATCCGGTGTCATAAGTtcacgagctactagaataatacatacaagggtctgaaataaatacaatgGTATCTAAATGAGAATATACAGCTAAATAAAAGGGAGGGGGACTCTAGGAGCCACGGGCGCTGAgcagctatacctcaagtctccgctgcATTGATCAACCTAAGCACGCTAATAGCCGCCCAttgggaccgactccaaaatctgcacaagaagtgctgagtgtagtatgagtacgaccAACCCCACgtactctgtaagtgccgagtttaaccttgacgaagtagtgatgagactAAGGCAGGTCACCTACACTATAACTTGTACGTAGTATAAAATAAAGGCAAAAAAGGAAATATGGAACAATATAAGACAGTCAACTAAAAATAACAACTACAACCTCAAGGATTAAACCGGTGTTGTTCAAAATTACCAATCCTTAGAGTTTCAAATAAAATCACTGAATACCAACACAACTCGAGAAATTAGAAATACATAGGTTGTTgcagcgcacaacccgatcctaCCGTACAACACAGAATCCTCCCTTATATTACCGTGATAACATCGACAacagtaaataatatatatatatatatatatatatatatatatatgatgcgATGCGTAGCCCAATCCCACaatatatcaatatcagtatcataattcacccttatttcaccatattaaTCCACCATTATTtcacttgttgcggcgtgcaacctgatcccatcgTACAATATAGATttacccttattccaccatatcaatccactctTATTTTacctattgcagcgtgcaacccgatctcaccaTATCGGTACCAAATACTCAATGTGTACAGTCAAATTAACAATTCAAACCACGAAAACCTTTATGATCAATGAATACCAAACCGAACCAAAAAGGAAACCTTGTACATCATAGGAATCTACATAAGTAATGCTACACACCGAGACTAGTCCAATAATTGACAATTAAAAGGCGCAAGTAAGTCAGTTTAAGCAAATAGTAGGGAATCATAAAACTATGAAAAGATCTAACATCATTAACAGAGAGGACATTGATTAACAGGTAGGAAATAAGCATGGAAAGCATTTAGGGCATATAACATTTAAGGTAGGTAAGGAGATAATTAAAGAACGGCGAAAAATCAAGGAAAACAAGTAATTCGGCGGCGTATAAGCActtgtcaccttgcatatacactgctcacataaaattcacataacacataatccGGGGGTTCCTAATtacctcaagtcaaggttagactcaacacttaccttgctccaaagatcaactcaaagctcaaccacaactTTGCCTTTCAAATAGGCCTCTAAACCAAcaatatctagcaaattaccaaccaaacaattcaaaataagccttaggaatcacccacgattgcgaaaaattcaatttaggtcattattgcaAAAGTCAACTCCTAgtcccgcttggtccaaacccaaaattcggagTAAAAATCCAATCACCCATTTAcccccgagcccgattatgtaatttgttttagaatccgacctcaatttgaggtttaaatcccaattttaaaaaaaatcctgattctatccaaacccccaatttccaccatgaaaacactagattttaggttgaaaacttaggaaatgtaatgaaagattaaaagaaaatagattagaatcacttaccaatgatttgggaaAAAAGGGTTcttgggaaaatcgcctctagagttttcttgttttgaaaatttgaagaatgggtGAAAATCCCGTTTTTTAGCTATTAGACCAATTgcaggtgtcgcaattgcgaaccccgcaaATGTGAGCTTTCCTTCGCAAATGCTATGTCTCACACTTCTTGCTATCATCGCAATTGCAATGACTTGTTTGAAGTTGCGAACAGTGGCCTCCTCGTAATTGCGACCAAataatcgcaaatgcgaactcactGTTGACTCACccctctttgcaaatgcgaacctgacaaaggtcgcaaatgcaaagcctaacctcgcaattgcgaggtctgaggcctgAACCAGAACTGAAGCACACCAGCAATGTTTCTAAGTCGAAATTCAccctgtagcctatccgaaactcacccgagccctcggagctccaaaccaaacattcatataagtccaaaaacatcatacgaacttgctcgcacgatcaaatcgctaaatacctagaactacgaattgaacaccaaatcaaatgaaatattCAAGAAAATGttaaaacttctattttaacaaccggatatccgaatcacgtcaaaccaccTATGTTTCTCGCCAAATTTGACAGACAAgttataaatatagtaatggacctataccgagtttcaaaaccaaaatacggacccaatATCCATAAAGTAACATTGGTCAAACCTTTAGATTCAttcttctaaactttcaaattttaacAAAATGCGATAATGCGagttagggacctccgaattcgatttcgggcatacggccaagtcccaaatcatgatacggacccgcagaaccatcaaaatacggatccgggtctgtttgctaagaatgttgatcaaagtcaactcaaatggattttaaggtaaaaatttcatattttatcagttttaacataaaagctCTCCAGAAAAATACCTGAactgtgcatgcaaattgagGAGGGCTAAAATGAGGTATTTGAGGCCTCGAAATATAGAATTATgttctaaaatataagatgaccTATCAAATCATCACAAATATAAACGATGGCAtcgaattattatttttataaaaatcacCTGATCTGAAAATACAAGAATTTATAATAGGTCAAAGTGTCAAACTAGATGCATGTCTAGGGCTTATATCACAAAAAAACAGAGGACTGACATAAACTAATCCAATGTAGAATAGCAGTAGGTAGATAATTTTAGTACACTTATTTaaagagtccggaaccaaaatatagTTCATTTGGACTCAAAGAATCAAAATGTGTGGATAAAAAAATTGGGCACCATAATATATATAGCGCCTTACTTCACCGCGCTATACCTTAACGATCGTTTGTCCGTTAAAGTATAGCGCGGTGAAGTAAGGCGCTATATTTGAACTCAAATGGGCGGGAAGGTATAGCGCCCTTCAATAAGACACTATAGTATAGCGTCCTATTGGACCGCGCTATACCTACATAAATAAACGGGTCTCTTTCCCACTAAAACAAACCCCACCCCCACACACACAATTAAAAAACTCCAACAATGGTCCCcttctcccccatttttaaccaAAAAAACTCGAGTGGAGCCCACCGATCCCACAAAAAGTGTAAATTCTCGGTCCCATATTGTATCTAAGGCGTTATCTCGTAGTGGGTTGCTTGTTTCGGCTCTAAATCACCAAATCTTCAACTTTCTAAAAACTTTAAATTGAGGTATTCCgacttattttttattaaaactcatatATAAAAAATGCCTATATGTTGTTTTTACTCTTTTCTATATTGTTTCGTGGTTGTTTTgctatttaaataattttttattttttatccggATTATATTATTAGTGTGATAAAAAATTTGTAAAATAGAGAAAttgttattaattgttaaaaaaatattaattagttaattttTTCTTTGGTATATGTTTTTTGTGATTATTTTGTGATTAAAttaatttgttatttttatcCGATTTAGATTAGTTATTTGCTAAAAGATTAGTAAAAAAGATAAATTATTATTTTAGGAATAATTAATCTATATAGATGTTATTGTTGTACATATATGAATATGTGACTTTAGTTCCCTGTAGTGGTATCTTGTTCCCGTAATTTTAATGTAGTGCTCGTATTTGTAATGTTGTGCtcttttagcatagtaaaatgtAGAGTCCTTTAGCCTATTATCTTTGTAgctatttaaattaattatttaattatctgTTAAATTTAAAAATATCTGAACAAAGTTGATAGTTCAAACACAAACTCTCTCGAATTCTAATCAATAAACGTAAGAAAATTACAGTAGAAAACAATAGTATTTATCAAACTAAGTATTGTTACATCAATATTTAATAAGACAATCTTGTATAGTTATGAAAATTAATGATTaattttattagactcaaaaataaGTGATTaaaaaaactaacatataaaataataaactatcatataaaataataaactaacatataaaataagaaaCTAACATGCTAGataataaactaacatataaaataaaaaataaacatattaaataataaacaaatatattaaataataaacaaatatataaaatagtaaactaacatataaaataataaagtaacatataaaataataaactaacatataaaatataaaattataatgtAAAAAATGTATCATCCTAATTAACAATATAGTAAAAATATCGAATAAATTTTAGTATTAAAGATATTGCAATATATTTAAAGATGTTAagcaataaaaaagaaaaataatttaattaatattgTTCAATCTACAGTAGTCGTCATGGAGATTCCGCCTGTGCATACCGGACCTGCATCGCTAGAGATATTGTTGCTACAGGTAGAGCATAGGTCTTCGTACATATGGGAGGGGCAATGTTTGGCCCAGACATTCTGTGCAAGATGGGTAGACAATATGTGGGTCTTTCTTAGGGTACACCCACTCCATCCCCGTATTGTTAGACGCCTTCAGGATATGGGTTTCTATAGGATCATAGAGATCGGCCGGTTGCAGTTGGACTGGTCATTGATCACAACTATGATAGAGCGGTGGCGGCCGGAGACACACACCTTTCATTTACCCATCGGCGAGGCTGCTATCACGCTTCAGGACGTGGAGGTTCTTTATGGGCTACCAGTTGATGGATTACCTGTAGTGTTACTGAATGCTATCAGAGATTATACGGGATTGCATGACCTGGAGATGTTGCAGCGGCTCACCGGTTTCCAGCTAGCAGAGGAGGCTGCATTGAGTGGGGCCAGTCGTTTGCAGTTGACGCCCGTCTAACTGCATCTGGAGGTGATGGATGCAGACATTACGAATGATACACCGGATCTTCATATCAATCAGTACATGAGATTATTGATGTATCTTATGTTTGGTGGGGTATTGTTCCAGTTGGCCAAGGAACAggtaaagttttgaagaatgacaaatgacctcaatcatggaccaggtccatctggTGAAGCACAGTCTTGAtctaaacatgtgagatgcacgtgaaggagatgaGCGTGAAGAAGATAAGTCATCAATAATATCTCGTGATCTGATCGAAaaagttgcatattggataaggggagaagttctccttatatgaagagaacacaatccggataaaagatagtgttggaatttgatatcttcaaggactcaactacgatagaagatcagcaatcgagtcccaatcaaactctgattactaacctattaaatgacagtgattgatcTCTTTTACAGGCATTgcacaaatgcagaagttaaactaaattgaaagcaaaagagcaaggtgactttgcaagcaatttatgtgagatttgagtgtgcactcctgaagctacttgaacgagataaaagaaccagttccattatgttttttcttattctagttcaattgtagtaggtggtttaaagttgtaccttttagctttcatagaaacaattgtattaggtactttgagtgttcaagttataagctaacttgaagttgtcgtaaCAATTGAGgaggctgtgtgctacaacggggttagagttaatccttaggtttacaaagaatttttgtaaatgttgttttggctcagtgattttagtggaagtttgggaaaatcctactgagtagtatgtcgtgattttttcaccttttgatccaggtgttttccacgtaaaaatctctgtgttctttattttatgtaccttttattccgcaaacagtagtagttagaacacctagaagaaccaggttcttttagagcgaaaattgggtaccacacaaatcacccccccccggtgtggtattgacgtttagaatatcaattggtatcagagcgggttatccttgaagaggctaacaccttaggaaaataTCAACATAAGTGTACCACctgggaactgggaagggcaatccactgctaggcctccacttttcaatggtcagtactattcttgatAGAAGAACAGGATGAGGGATCACATCATAAGAGAAGACTATGagctctgggacatagtcactgatggtcctctagcaactacaaagaagaatgctgaaggagtggatgtacCTAAGATAACGAccgactgcactgctgaagacctgaagaagtgggagaaaaatgccaaggccaagaaatgacTTGTGTGGggactaggtccagatgagtaTAGGAGAATTCAAAGACGTACTACTGCTAAGGAAATAtaggacactttgcaagtggctgatgaaggaacacctcaagtgaagaggtccagaggaacactgtTGTACTCCCAGTATGAGaacttcaccatgaaggaaggaaaaaccatccaagagatgtatataaggttcaccacactaacaaatgaacttaaatctcttggaaggattattatCGAAGAAGACAAAGTTGGGAAGATTTTGACCAGGGTTCTGCTAGTCTCTTGGGAAAgaaaaatcactgctattcaagaatcaaagaacattactaccctcaagctggatgaactaatAGGAAACCTTActacctatgaactgagaaggcagaccatgaaaatggatgcacccaagaaggaaaaaggtctggctctcagaattgctgaaggttcagatctggaggatgatgaaatggttATGATCActagaaatttcaaaaattactcTATGAGAtcaaagggttcttcaagaggtacaaccttcaacaaaccaagggctcctgagaaacaAACCAATGGGGGCtgctacaagtgtggtaagactgatcacatgatcaagaactgccctcaatgggaaattgagtggaagaagtaAAGGGTTGAACGAAGAagcaggaagaaggaacaggttcaaccaaaaaggaacaaaggatcaacaaatgctatggttgctgcctggggagaaacatcagatgaggactcagaagatgaagctggagatgaacaagctctTATGGCCataggagaatcagatgatgaacaataggtaagtattcttcatctcaaagacaagattaaattcctgtctaaagaaaggttgtctgagctatTGCAATATTTCATCGATGAgtttgagataattaacaatgaaaaggaatagctgtctagggaatgtatgatcctaaaagccaagtgcaaaaatcttgAGTCttgggctaatgagagtgaaagtgaaaatactgagttgaagaaccaggttcttgaacttgacactagtgtcctagaacttaggtctgagaacttaaaactaaaactaagaacaggaaagaagaaagctAATCACACTcatctcaccctagaagaa
Proteins encoded:
- the LOC138868553 gene encoding serine/threonine-protein phosphatase 7 long form homolog, yielding MEIPPVHTGPASLEILLLQVEHRSSYIWEGQCLAQTFCARWVDNMWVFLRVHPLHPRIVRRLQDMGFYRIIEIGRLQLDWSLITTMIERWRPETHTFHLPIGEAAITLQDVEVLYGLPVDGLPVVLLNAIRDYTGLHDLEMLQRLTGFQLAEEAALSGASRLQLTPV